A genomic segment from Candidatus Methanoperedens sp. encodes:
- a CDS encoding metal-dependent transcriptional regulator, whose product MRCIDGLELSPKKSEYLKYILEKGGIVHTTDISQHFNLDPSTITKTIQEMSPTNLIEHIPYRGVQLTARGREFAEFLVRRHRIIELMLSHYGLTAQEACEEALKLEGLMSKDIVDKICSSLGHPNMGICGRIKHDTCCCCPPDN is encoded by the coding sequence ATGAGATGCATTGATGGTCTTGAATTAAGCCCGAAGAAAAGCGAGTATTTGAAGTACATACTGGAGAAGGGGGGTATTGTACATACGACTGATATTTCGCAGCATTTTAACCTTGATCCTTCAACTATAACCAAGACCATTCAGGAGATGTCGCCGACTAACCTTATCGAACATATCCCGTACAGGGGAGTACAATTAACAGCAAGGGGCAGGGAATTCGCTGAATTCCTGGTCAGGCGGCACAGGATTATAGAATTAATGCTTTCACATTATGGGCTGACGGCACAGGAAGCCTGTGAGGAGGCTTTAAAGCTCGAAGGGCTCATGTCAAAGGATATCGTCGATAAGATATGCAGTTCCCTGGGACATCCCAACATGGGTATATGCGGCAGGATCAAGCATGATACATGCTGCTGCTGCCCTCCTGATAATTAA
- the cbiQ gene encoding cobalt ECF transporter T component CbiQ — translation MSELSPHIPDLDLITFYSEKGTSFFSRISPWTKALILLLIIIFVSIDKSLILAVCLYLVVFSLYGLSGLPIKKLFQWYMMPFIFVLSLALILMWNEPGNPIFSLGIPYFSLTLTDNGLLLMLTLLFKSMASMTYSLFFLMTTRYNYFSAMIYRVFPYPIDQVFLMSYRFIFTTLKMLESMIKALRSRGGGLLKSMRRQSKMFAEVFALTMIRSYDRAERINKAMEARGFNGRYVAATGIPVISMGEYFTMFVVTILMIYLIYFVKLPF, via the coding sequence ATGAGCGAACTTTCACCCCATATACCAGACCTTGACCTTATCACTTTTTACAGTGAAAAAGGCACTTCATTTTTCTCCAGGATAAGCCCCTGGACAAAGGCATTAATTCTTTTGCTTATCATAATCTTCGTATCAATAGATAAAAGCCTCATACTGGCAGTGTGCCTTTACCTGGTCGTTTTTTCATTATATGGTTTATCGGGTCTGCCAATCAAAAAATTGTTCCAGTGGTATATGATGCCCTTTATATTTGTTCTGTCATTGGCGCTCATATTAATGTGGAACGAACCTGGGAATCCAATATTTTCCCTGGGGATTCCTTACTTTTCGCTTACTCTCACGGACAACGGACTGCTATTGATGCTTACGCTACTGTTTAAATCAATGGCATCTATGACATACTCTTTATTTTTTCTTATGACCACCAGGTACAATTATTTCTCGGCCATGATTTACCGGGTTTTCCCTTATCCGATCGATCAGGTATTTCTTATGTCATACAGGTTTATCTTTACGACTTTAAAAATGCTCGAATCCATGATCAAAGCCCTCAGGTCAAGAGGTGGTGGCCTTCTAAAAAGTATGCGCAGGCAGAGCAAGATGTTTGCCGAAGTATTCGCCCTGACAATGATACGGTCATACGATAGGGCTGAAAGGATCAATAAGGCCATGGAAGCGAGAGGTTTCAACGGGAGATATGTTGCTGCTACAGGGATACCTGTAATTAGCATGGGTGAATACTTTACTATGTTTGTGGTGACGATATTGATGATTTATCTAATATACTTCGTTAAATTACC